From one Triticum aestivum cultivar Chinese Spring chromosome 4B, IWGSC CS RefSeq v2.1, whole genome shotgun sequence genomic stretch:
- the LOC123092639 gene encoding uncharacterized WD repeat-containing protein C2A9.03 isoform X1 translates to MAHDLQDDLEFVAAGHDYDDFEFDDAGGNGFRTSGGASQHQLDTEMNDTSALEYRQGKDMQEIPWERLNYSRDQYRQMRLKQYKNYQSLARPRDALQKECQRAERRDAFYDFHLNTRHVKPTIVHFQLRNLLWATSKHDVYVTQNYSVMHWSSLLRRGKEVLNVAGPNQDMQGGRPLSRVQISTMTVKDNLLAAGGFHGELICKYVDQPGVVFCTNLAGNKKSITNAVEIYKSPNGSTRVMAANNDCVVRTFDTEKYSLLAQFPFAWSVNNMSVSPDGKLLAVLGDSSDCLIADSGSGKEIASLRGHADYSFASAWHPDGRVLATGSQDRTCRLWDVRNPSDAFVVLEGRIGAVRGLRFSPDGRFLAAAEPADFVCVYDVAAGYARAQEIDLFGEIAGVSFSPDDGAEALFVGVADRTYGSLLEFRRRHRHAYLDCYL, encoded by the exons ATGGCGCACGACTTGCAGGACGACTTGGAGttcgtcgccgccggccacgatTACGACGACTTCGAGTTCGACGATGCCGGTGGCAACGGGTTCCGAACCTCCGGCGGCGCTTCCCAGCACCAGCTG GATACTGAGATGAATGACACTTCAGCCTTGGAGTACAGACAAGGGAAGGACATGCAAGAGATACCCTGGGAGAGGTTGAACTACAGCAGGGATCAGTACCGTCAGATGAGGCTAAAACAGTACAAGAACTACCAGAGCCTCGCTAGGCCGCGAGATGCACTGCAAAAG GAATGCCAACGAGCGGAGAGAAGAGACGCCTTCTACGATTTTCACTTGAATACAAGACATGTCAAGCCAACAATAGTGCACTTCCAG CTGAGGAACCTCCTGTGGGCTACGTCCAAGCATGATGTGTACGTGACACAGAACTATTCTGTGATGCATTGGTCATCCCTACTCCGGAGAGGAAAAGAAGTGCTCAATGTGGCGGGCCCAAATCAG GATATGCAGGGAGGTCGGCCCTTGTCAAGGGTGCAGATCAGCACCATGACGGTGAAAGACAACCTCCTGGCGGCTGGTGGTTTCCATGGGGAGCTGATCTGCAAG TATGTTGATCAACCTGGAGTGGTGTTCTGTACGAACCTGGCCGGCAACAAGAAGtccatcaccaacgccgtcgagaTCTACAAGTCACCAAA CGGCTCCACCCGGGTGATGGCTGCCAACAACGACTGCGTTGTTAGAACTTTTGACACGGAGAAGTACAGCCTGCTCGCTCAGTTCCCCTTTGCGTGGTCCGTCAAC AACATGTCCGTCAGCCCCGACGGGAAGCTGCTCGCGGTGCTCGGCGACAGTTCCGACTGCCTCATCGCCGATTCCGGGTCCGGCAAG GAAATCGCGAGCCTGCGCGGCCACGCGGACTACTCGTTCGCGTCGGCGTGGCACCCGGACGGGCGCGTCCTGGCCACGGGCAGCCAGGACAGGACGTGCCGGCTGTGGGACGTGCGCAACCCGTCCGACGCGTTCGTGGTGCTGGAGGGCAGGATCGGCGCCGTCAGGGGGCTCAGGTTCTCGCCGGACGGCCGCTTCCTGGCCGCGGCGGAGCCGGCGGACTTTGTGTGCGTGTACGACGTGGCGGCGGGGTACGCACGCGCGCAGGAGATCGATCTGTTCGGGGAGATCGCCGGCGTGTCCTTCAGCCCCGACGACGGTGCGGAGGCGCTGTTCGTGGGCGTCGCCGACCGTACGTACGGCAGCCTGCTCGAGTTCCGCAGGCGGCACCGCCACGCTTACCTCGACTGCTACCTGTGA
- the LOC123092639 gene encoding uncharacterized WD repeat-containing protein C2A9.03 isoform X2 produces MEDGMVATFYGRQRRISLNSFLQLRNLLWATSKHDVYVTQNYSVMHWSSLLRRGKEVLNVAGPNQDMQGGRPLSRVQISTMTVKDNLLAAGGFHGELICKYVDQPGVVFCTNLAGNKKSITNAVEIYKSPNGSTRVMAANNDCVVRTFDTEKYSLLAQFPFAWSVNNMSVSPDGKLLAVLGDSSDCLIADSGSGKEIASLRGHADYSFASAWHPDGRVLATGSQDRTCRLWDVRNPSDAFVVLEGRIGAVRGLRFSPDGRFLAAAEPADFVCVYDVAAGYARAQEIDLFGEIAGVSFSPDDGAEALFVGVADRTYGSLLEFRRRHRHAYLDCYL; encoded by the exons ATGGAAGATGGTATGGTGGCAACGTTCTACGGCAGGCAAAGAAGAATCTCCTTGAATTCCTTTTTGCAG CTGAGGAACCTCCTGTGGGCTACGTCCAAGCATGATGTGTACGTGACACAGAACTATTCTGTGATGCATTGGTCATCCCTACTCCGGAGAGGAAAAGAAGTGCTCAATGTGGCGGGCCCAAATCAG GATATGCAGGGAGGTCGGCCCTTGTCAAGGGTGCAGATCAGCACCATGACGGTGAAAGACAACCTCCTGGCGGCTGGTGGTTTCCATGGGGAGCTGATCTGCAAG TATGTTGATCAACCTGGAGTGGTGTTCTGTACGAACCTGGCCGGCAACAAGAAGtccatcaccaacgccgtcgagaTCTACAAGTCACCAAA CGGCTCCACCCGGGTGATGGCTGCCAACAACGACTGCGTTGTTAGAACTTTTGACACGGAGAAGTACAGCCTGCTCGCTCAGTTCCCCTTTGCGTGGTCCGTCAAC AACATGTCCGTCAGCCCCGACGGGAAGCTGCTCGCGGTGCTCGGCGACAGTTCCGACTGCCTCATCGCCGATTCCGGGTCCGGCAAG GAAATCGCGAGCCTGCGCGGCCACGCGGACTACTCGTTCGCGTCGGCGTGGCACCCGGACGGGCGCGTCCTGGCCACGGGCAGCCAGGACAGGACGTGCCGGCTGTGGGACGTGCGCAACCCGTCCGACGCGTTCGTGGTGCTGGAGGGCAGGATCGGCGCCGTCAGGGGGCTCAGGTTCTCGCCGGACGGCCGCTTCCTGGCCGCGGCGGAGCCGGCGGACTTTGTGTGCGTGTACGACGTGGCGGCGGGGTACGCACGCGCGCAGGAGATCGATCTGTTCGGGGAGATCGCCGGCGTGTCCTTCAGCCCCGACGACGGTGCGGAGGCGCTGTTCGTGGGCGTCGCCGACCGTACGTACGGCAGCCTGCTCGAGTTCCGCAGGCGGCACCGCCACGCTTACCTCGACTGCTACCTGTGA
- the LOC123092639 gene encoding uncharacterized WD repeat-containing protein C2A9.03 isoform X3 has product MLRNLLWATSKHDVYVTQNYSVMHWSSLLRRGKEVLNVAGPNQDMQGGRPLSRVQISTMTVKDNLLAAGGFHGELICKYVDQPGVVFCTNLAGNKKSITNAVEIYKSPNGSTRVMAANNDCVVRTFDTEKYSLLAQFPFAWSVNNMSVSPDGKLLAVLGDSSDCLIADSGSGKEIASLRGHADYSFASAWHPDGRVLATGSQDRTCRLWDVRNPSDAFVVLEGRIGAVRGLRFSPDGRFLAAAEPADFVCVYDVAAGYARAQEIDLFGEIAGVSFSPDDGAEALFVGVADRTYGSLLEFRRRHRHAYLDCYL; this is encoded by the exons ATG CTGAGGAACCTCCTGTGGGCTACGTCCAAGCATGATGTGTACGTGACACAGAACTATTCTGTGATGCATTGGTCATCCCTACTCCGGAGAGGAAAAGAAGTGCTCAATGTGGCGGGCCCAAATCAG GATATGCAGGGAGGTCGGCCCTTGTCAAGGGTGCAGATCAGCACCATGACGGTGAAAGACAACCTCCTGGCGGCTGGTGGTTTCCATGGGGAGCTGATCTGCAAG TATGTTGATCAACCTGGAGTGGTGTTCTGTACGAACCTGGCCGGCAACAAGAAGtccatcaccaacgccgtcgagaTCTACAAGTCACCAAA CGGCTCCACCCGGGTGATGGCTGCCAACAACGACTGCGTTGTTAGAACTTTTGACACGGAGAAGTACAGCCTGCTCGCTCAGTTCCCCTTTGCGTGGTCCGTCAAC AACATGTCCGTCAGCCCCGACGGGAAGCTGCTCGCGGTGCTCGGCGACAGTTCCGACTGCCTCATCGCCGATTCCGGGTCCGGCAAG GAAATCGCGAGCCTGCGCGGCCACGCGGACTACTCGTTCGCGTCGGCGTGGCACCCGGACGGGCGCGTCCTGGCCACGGGCAGCCAGGACAGGACGTGCCGGCTGTGGGACGTGCGCAACCCGTCCGACGCGTTCGTGGTGCTGGAGGGCAGGATCGGCGCCGTCAGGGGGCTCAGGTTCTCGCCGGACGGCCGCTTCCTGGCCGCGGCGGAGCCGGCGGACTTTGTGTGCGTGTACGACGTGGCGGCGGGGTACGCACGCGCGCAGGAGATCGATCTGTTCGGGGAGATCGCCGGCGTGTCCTTCAGCCCCGACGACGGTGCGGAGGCGCTGTTCGTGGGCGTCGCCGACCGTACGTACGGCAGCCTGCTCGAGTTCCGCAGGCGGCACCGCCACGCTTACCTCGACTGCTACCTGTGA